A stretch of Candidatus Poribacteria bacterium DNA encodes these proteins:
- a CDS encoding Gfo/Idh/MocA family oxidoreductase, with product MADTIKGAVLGYGAAFNMGKAHANMMQNTDGIECVAICDIDPERTKAAKEDFPGVRTYNSVDELNADEGVDLIANVLPHSLHCGPTVASLEAGKHVVVEKPMCVTIAEATEMITTAKENDVMLSVHHNRRWDADFWTLRELVHSGVIGKVFSVEMWGGGYGRPNPDWWRSVKAISGGQFYDWGAHFLDWLLNVLEAPMINVTGFYQPNLVWDDITNEDHVQAIVRFAGGAVVADGAAANIQMSNIAKIGGPRWKLLGSHGAITDGDGGFKVLSEAEGHPKEQQVGYHRRPGPTYYENIVAHLNDGTPLLVTPESARRVIAIMDLAEKSAKTHQAETVPYEFES from the coding sequence ATGGCAGATACCATCAAAGGTGCCGTCCTCGGGTACGGAGCGGCATTCAATATGGGCAAAGCCCACGCAAATATGATGCAAAATACAGACGGCATCGAATGTGTTGCTATCTGTGACATTGATCCGGAACGAACAAAAGCCGCGAAAGAGGATTTTCCCGGCGTTCGCACCTATAACTCGGTTGACGAACTCAACGCGGATGAGGGTGTCGATCTTATCGCAAACGTCCTTCCCCATAGCCTGCACTGCGGTCCAACGGTGGCGAGTCTTGAAGCAGGTAAGCATGTCGTCGTTGAAAAACCGATGTGCGTCACAATCGCAGAAGCCACTGAAATGATTACGACCGCCAAAGAGAACGATGTTATGTTGTCCGTTCATCACAATAGACGGTGGGATGCCGACTTTTGGACACTTCGTGAACTCGTTCACTCCGGTGTTATCGGCAAAGTCTTTAGTGTCGAGATGTGGGGCGGCGGCTATGGGAGACCGAATCCGGATTGGTGGCGCAGTGTCAAGGCAATCTCGGGTGGACAATTCTACGACTGGGGTGCTCACTTCCTTGATTGGCTGCTCAATGTCCTTGAGGCTCCGATGATTAACGTCACAGGCTTCTACCAACCCAACCTCGTCTGGGACGATATTACGAACGAGGATCATGTTCAAGCGATCGTTCGGTTTGCAGGCGGAGCGGTGGTTGCGGACGGAGCGGCGGCAAATATCCAGATGTCTAACATCGCCAAAATTGGGGGACCCCGGTGGAAACTGCTCGGCTCACACGGTGCGATTACCGATGGAGATGGCGGGTTTAAGGTCTTATCCGAAGCCGAGGGACACCCCAAAGAGCAGCAGGTCGGTTACCACCGCAGACCCGGACCTACCTATTATGAAAACATCGTTGCCCATTTAAACGATGGCACGCCGTTGCTTGTGACACCGGAGTCGGCGCGCCGCGTCATCGCCATCATGGATTTGGCAGAAAAATCAGCCAAAACCCATCAAGCAGAAACAGTGCCCTATGAGTTCGAATCATAG
- a CDS encoding NAD(P)-dependent oxidoreductase, whose amino-acid sequence MAKVGLIGVGNMGMGMSRNILKAGHELTVYDVRPEPLETLVQEGAYAATSPREVGTAADTVFIMVLNLEQVKAALLTEDGLLAGLKPGGTVICTATIGRSQVMEVAELVTAEGFNIVDAPVSGGAPGAAAGTLTMMVSAPNETFEASKPVLEAVGRDIYHVGEEIGMGQTVKSALAVLIGVTYAGIFEALTLAVKAGVAPETLRDVVSTSVVGNFLFKDTTQNILDRNFKGQSNIGTMYKDLTLAKDMASDCGVPLFAASAAFELFQAGKAVNPDEDNWTIIKILENIAGIEVQKTE is encoded by the coding sequence ATGGCGAAAGTTGGATTAATTGGGGTTGGCAATATGGGTATGGGGATGTCAAGAAACATCCTGAAAGCTGGACATGAACTCACAGTGTATGATGTCCGTCCAGAGCCGTTGGAAACACTCGTACAAGAGGGGGCATACGCCGCTACATCACCGCGCGAGGTGGGCACGGCGGCAGACACCGTCTTTATCATGGTGCTGAATCTTGAGCAGGTCAAAGCGGCATTGCTGACAGAAGATGGACTGCTGGCGGGACTCAAACCGGGAGGCACGGTTATTTGTACAGCGACCATCGGACGTTCACAAGTGATGGAGGTCGCTGAGTTGGTGACGGCAGAAGGGTTTAACATCGTCGATGCGCCTGTGAGTGGCGGGGCGCCGGGTGCTGCCGCAGGCACTCTCACAATGATGGTATCGGCACCAAACGAGACGTTTGAAGCCTCAAAACCGGTACTTGAAGCCGTCGGACGGGATATCTACCACGTTGGGGAGGAGATTGGCATGGGGCAAACCGTCAAATCTGCACTCGCAGTTCTCATCGGTGTCACGTATGCCGGTATCTTTGAGGCGTTGACGTTGGCAGTGAAGGCAGGTGTAGCACCGGAAACGCTTCGTGACGTTGTCAGCACGAGTGTCGTTGGGAATTTCCTCTTCAAGGACACAACACAAAATATCTTGGATCGGAATTTCAAGGGACAGAGCAATATCGGCACGATGTATAAGGATCTCACTTTGGCGAAAGATATGGCGAGCGATTGTGGGGTGCCACTCTTCGCGGCAAGTGCCGCTTTTGAACTGTTTCAAGCCGGAAAAGCCGTGAACCCTGACGAGGATAACTGGACGATTATCAAGATTCTTGAAAACATTGCCGGTATCGAGGTTCAAAAGACAGAATAA
- a CDS encoding sugar phosphate isomerase/epimerase, with protein MFKLGTITDGISRDFEYALDTMVETGLEYVELQYLWEKQVGDLTDADIERVKGLIEARDLKVSCISHHNLTALPVDTAVDAPAYRAHIATLQRCIDVAQALGTNLVRIFSFRKEMVLFGAEPIISEGAWTTLLNRLEGPLRIADAADITLVIETAISGNVTSAHLARQLIDELDVPHLKVLWDPCSSLYCTEIPYPNGYEVIREHIAHVHLKDGVVNLPAATFDFCAMRRGQMDPYYNDIVNALKRDGYEGAISLESVYTPVGGTREDGFRESLPVFMELMGR; from the coding sequence ATGTTCAAATTGGGAACCATCACAGATGGAATCAGCCGGGACTTCGAGTATGCGCTCGACACGATGGTAGAAACCGGATTGGAATACGTTGAGTTACAATACCTGTGGGAAAAGCAGGTTGGCGATCTGACGGATGCGGACATTGAACGGGTCAAGGGATTAATCGAAGCTCGGGATTTGAAGGTGTCGTGTATCTCGCATCACAATCTCACGGCGCTTCCTGTAGACACGGCGGTTGACGCGCCTGCGTATCGTGCGCACATTGCGACACTGCAACGGTGTATCGATGTGGCTCAGGCACTTGGCACGAATCTGGTGCGGATTTTCAGTTTCCGAAAAGAGATGGTGCTTTTTGGAGCGGAACCGATTATCTCCGAAGGCGCGTGGACGACACTTCTGAACCGGTTAGAGGGGCCGTTGCGAATCGCCGATGCGGCAGATATCACGCTTGTCATCGAAACCGCAATCTCCGGTAACGTGACATCGGCGCACCTTGCGAGACAGTTGATCGATGAATTGGACGTGCCACATCTGAAAGTCCTTTGGGATCCATGCAGTTCCCTCTATTGTACCGAAATTCCCTATCCGAATGGGTACGAGGTCATCCGCGAACACATTGCCCACGTTCATCTCAAGGATGGCGTTGTGAACCTCCCGGCGGCAACATTCGACTTCTGCGCCATGCGACGAGGACAGATGGATCCTTACTATAATGACATCGTGAACGCATTGAAACGGGACGGATACGAAGGGGCAATCTCTTTAGAAAGCGTCTACACGCCAGTCGGCGGGACGCGTGAGGACGGATTTAGGGAATCGTTGCCAGTGTTTATGGAACTCATGGGACGATAG